The following proteins are co-located in the Bradyrhizobium sp. AZCC 2176 genome:
- the rpsO gene encoding 30S ribosomal protein S15, which yields MSITAERKAEVIKTNANKAGDTGSPEVQVAILSERINNLTGHFKTHVKDNHSRRGLLKLVSTRRSLLDYIKKKDEARYKALLEKHNIRR from the coding sequence ATGTCGATTACCGCCGAACGCAAAGCGGAAGTCATCAAGACGAATGCCAACAAGGCCGGCGACACCGGCTCGCCCGAGGTCCAGGTTGCGATCCTGTCGGAACGCATCAACAATCTCACGGGCCATTTCAAGACCCACGTGAAGGACAATCATTCACGCCGCGGCCTTCTGAAGCTCGTGTCGACGCGCCGTTCGCTTCTCGACTACATCAAGAAGAAGGACGAGGCGCGTTACAAGGCGTTGCTCGAAAAGCATAACATTCGTCGTTGA
- a CDS encoding superoxide dismutase: protein MSFMSRRQLMFAATGVAAMAATPRVVFAQAAAPAPAPAAAAGPFTLPPLTYPTNAFEPHIDAKTMEIHHDKHHGAYVDNLNNVAKTNAQLGTAKIEDVLGNLNALDDSIKFTVRNNLGGHANHTMFWEIMGPNGGKPEGEVLAAIDRDLGGMEKFQNDFNAAGGRQFGSGWVFVTVSKDGKLAIETRPNQDNPMMDGKRALMGNDVWEHAYYLNYQNRRADYLKAWWNTVNWAKIAERYAAAKAGTLGA from the coding sequence ATGTCATTCATGTCCCGGCGTCAACTGATGTTTGCCGCAACCGGTGTCGCTGCCATGGCCGCGACCCCGCGCGTCGTCTTCGCGCAGGCCGCGGCGCCAGCCCCGGCGCCCGCCGCCGCAGCCGGCCCGTTCACGCTGCCGCCGCTGACCTATCCGACCAATGCGTTCGAACCCCATATCGACGCCAAGACGATGGAAATCCATCACGACAAGCACCACGGCGCCTATGTCGACAACCTCAACAATGTCGCCAAAACCAATGCCCAGTTGGGAACGGCGAAGATAGAGGACGTGCTCGGCAATCTGAATGCGCTGGACGACAGCATCAAGTTCACCGTCCGCAACAATCTCGGCGGCCACGCCAACCACACCATGTTCTGGGAAATCATGGGCCCGAACGGCGGCAAGCCCGAGGGCGAGGTGCTGGCTGCGATCGACCGCGATCTCGGCGGCATGGAAAAATTCCAGAACGACTTCAACGCCGCGGGCGGTCGCCAGTTCGGCTCCGGCTGGGTGTTCGTGACCGTCAGCAAGGACGGCAAGCTTGCGATCGAGACCCGGCCGAACCAGGACAACCCGATGATGGACGGCAAGCGCGCCTTGATGGGCAATGACGTCTGGGAGCACGCCTATTACCTGAACTACCAGAACCGTCGCGCCGATTATCTGAAGGCGTGGTGGAATACGGTGAACTGGGCCAAGATCGCGGAACGTTATGCCGCCGCGAAGGCCGGTACGCTCGGCGCGTAA
- the infB gene encoding translation initiation factor IF-2, translated as MVDTKTPGDKTLSVPTKTLTLKPRVETGTVRQSFSHGRTKQVVVEKRGKRRLGGDTPATETHAPEPAAAKAAAPAAKAPLSRPAATPSAAPRSGSGVVLRTLTEDERSARASALADAKVREVEERRLAEEEAKRRASREGIEQAEREAAEARRKAEEERHRQEEEAKRKAEVEAKKRFGEAEAKPAATPAPAAARPAAARPAGARPTAAAAPPARAPGVAADGSDEDEGPRQIRRGPGGAMRPAVPPKTTHKPGPQKERGRLTLVTALNADDVRERSIASFRRRTQRLKGHASNEPKEKLVREVTIPEAITIQELANRMSERAVDVIRLLMKQGAMHKITDVIDADTAQLIAEELGHSVKRVAASDVEEGLFDVVDDSTDTEPRSPVVTVMGHVDHGKTSLLDALRHANVVSGEAGGITQHIGAYQVSSPESGKKITFIDTPGHAAFTAMRARGAKVTDIVILVVAADDGVMPQTVEAINHAKAAKVPMIVAINKIDKPDARAERVRTELLQHEVQVESFGGEVVDVEVSAKNKTNLDKLLEMIALQAELLDLKTNSERPAEGTVIEAKLDRGRGPVATVLVQRGTLKVGDIIVAGAEMGRVRALISDQGENIDEAGPSVPVEVLGFNGPPEAGDRLAVVENEARARQVTSYRAHQKRENAAASISGMRGSLEQMMSQLKTAGRKEFPLIVKADVQGSLEAILGSLEKLGTDEVAARILHAGVGGISESDVTLAEGFNAAIIGFSVRANKEAAAAAKRNGIEIRYYNIIYDLVDDIKKAMSGLLAPTLRETMLGNAQILEVFNISKVGKVAGCRVTDGTVERGANVRLIRDNVVVHEGKLSTLKRFKDEVKEVQSGQECGMAFENYSDMRVGDVIECYRVETIQRSL; from the coding sequence ATGGTTGATACCAAAACGCCTGGCGACAAGACTCTGAGTGTTCCGACCAAGACCTTGACGCTGAAGCCGCGGGTCGAGACGGGCACCGTGCGCCAGAGCTTCAGCCATGGCCGGACCAAGCAGGTCGTGGTCGAAAAGCGTGGCAAGCGCCGCCTCGGCGGCGATACGCCCGCAACCGAAACGCATGCGCCCGAGCCGGCCGCCGCCAAGGCAGCCGCCCCCGCTGCAAAGGCTCCCCTCTCCCGCCCCGCGGCAACGCCATCGGCCGCGCCGCGCAGCGGTTCGGGCGTGGTGCTGCGGACGCTGACGGAAGACGAGCGTTCCGCCCGCGCCAGCGCGCTGGCCGACGCCAAGGTGCGCGAAGTCGAGGAACGGCGGCTAGCCGAGGAAGAAGCCAAGCGCCGCGCCAGCCGTGAAGGCATCGAACAGGCCGAACGCGAGGCCGCCGAAGCCCGCCGCAAGGCCGAGGAAGAGCGGCACCGGCAGGAAGAGGAAGCCAAGCGCAAGGCCGAAGTCGAGGCCAAGAAGCGATTTGGCGAGGCCGAGGCCAAGCCCGCGGCGACGCCGGCACCCGCTGCGGCCCGACCGGCCGCAGCCCGCCCGGCTGGCGCCCGTCCGACTGCAGCAGCAGCGCCGCCCGCACGCGCCCCCGGCGTTGCCGCCGACGGTTCCGACGAGGATGAAGGTCCGCGCCAGATTCGCCGCGGCCCCGGCGGCGCCATGCGCCCCGCAGTGCCCCCCAAGACCACCCACAAGCCGGGCCCACAAAAGGAACGCGGCCGCCTGACGCTGGTCACCGCGCTCAACGCCGACGACGTGCGCGAACGGTCGATCGCGTCGTTCCGCCGCCGTACCCAGCGCCTGAAGGGACACGCCTCGAACGAGCCGAAGGAAAAGCTGGTCCGCGAGGTCACGATTCCGGAAGCCATCACCATCCAGGAACTCGCCAACCGCATGTCGGAGCGCGCGGTCGACGTCATCCGCCTGCTGATGAAGCAGGGCGCGATGCACAAGATCACCGACGTGATCGATGCCGACACCGCGCAGTTGATCGCCGAGGAATTGGGCCACTCCGTCAAGCGCGTCGCGGCGTCCGACGTCGAAGAGGGCCTGTTCGACGTCGTCGATGACTCCACCGATACCGAGCCGCGCTCGCCGGTCGTCACCGTGATGGGCCATGTCGACCACGGCAAGACCTCGCTGCTCGACGCGCTCCGCCACGCCAACGTGGTGTCGGGCGAAGCCGGCGGCATTACCCAGCATATCGGCGCCTATCAGGTGAGCTCGCCGGAAAGCGGCAAGAAGATCACCTTCATCGATACGCCCGGCCACGCCGCGTTCACCGCGATGCGCGCGCGCGGCGCCAAGGTCACCGATATCGTGATCCTGGTGGTGGCGGCCGATGACGGCGTCATGCCGCAGACAGTGGAAGCGATCAACCACGCCAAGGCCGCGAAGGTTCCGATGATCGTGGCGATCAACAAGATCGACAAGCCCGACGCCAGGGCGGAGCGCGTGCGCACCGAACTGCTGCAGCACGAGGTCCAGGTCGAGTCGTTCGGCGGCGAAGTCGTCGACGTCGAGGTGTCCGCCAAGAACAAGACCAATCTCGACAAGCTGCTCGAGATGATCGCGCTGCAGGCCGAACTGCTCGATCTCAAGACCAACTCGGAGCGTCCGGCGGAAGGCACCGTGATCGAAGCCAAGCTCGATCGCGGCCGCGGTCCGGTCGCCACCGTGCTGGTTCAGCGCGGCACGCTCAAGGTCGGCGACATCATCGTGGCCGGCGCCGAAATGGGCCGCGTCCGCGCGCTGATCTCCGACCAGGGCGAGAACATCGACGAGGCCGGACCTTCGGTGCCGGTCGAGGTGCTCGGCTTCAATGGCCCGCCGGAGGCCGGCGACCGCCTTGCCGTCGTCGAGAACGAAGCCCGCGCCCGCCAGGTCACGAGCTATCGCGCCCACCAGAAGCGCGAGAACGCCGCCGCATCGATCTCCGGCATGCGCGGCTCGCTCGAACAGATGATGTCGCAGCTCAAGACCGCGGGCCGCAAGGAATTCCCGCTGATCGTGAAGGCCGACGTGCAGGGCTCGCTCGAAGCCATTTTGGGTTCGCTGGAAAAGCTCGGCACCGACGAAGTTGCAGCCCGCATCCTGCATGCAGGCGTCGGCGGCATCTCGGAATCCGACGTCACGCTGGCGGAAGGTTTCAACGCTGCGATCATCGGCTTCTCGGTGCGCGCCAACAAGGAGGCCGCAGCAGCTGCCAAGCGCAACGGCATCGAGATCCGCTATTACAACATCATCTACGATCTCGTCGACGACATCAAAAAGGCGATGTCCGGCCTGCTCGCGCCGACGCTGCGCGAAACCATGCTCGGCAACGCCCAGATCCTGGAAGTGTTCAACATTTCCAAGGTCGGCAAGGTCGCCGGCTGCCGCGTCACCGACGGCACCGTGGAGCGCGGCGCCAATGTTCGCCTGATCCGCGACAACGTCGTGGTGCATGAAGGCAAGCTCTCGACGCTGAAGCGCTTCAAGGACGAAGTGAAGGAAGTGCAATCCGGCCAGGAATGCGGCATGGCGTTCGAGAATTACAGCGACATGCGTGTCGGCGACGTGATCGAGTGTTACCGCGTAGAGACCATCCAGCGCTCTTTGTAA
- a CDS encoding RNA-binding protein translates to MLALADPDLDHGPRTDKSATMRMCAVSREVRPIDELIRFVVAPSGEVVPDLKRKLPGRGLWVSASRRTVAEAVRRHQFRRGFKRDVRVAATLPADTEALLERSCTEALAMAAKAGQVISGFAKVEGLLEQGRAGALIHASDGAADGIRKLDAIAGQRSGNIGESRGLPIVTALTSAQLDLALGRANVIHAALLAGPASKTFLSRCQILVRYRMADDDKTGDGGQKF, encoded by the coding sequence ATGCTCGCTTTGGCTGACCCCGATCTCGACCATGGACCGCGGACCGACAAGTCCGCGACCATGCGGATGTGCGCGGTCAGTCGCGAGGTGCGGCCGATCGACGAACTGATCCGCTTTGTGGTCGCCCCGTCGGGCGAAGTAGTCCCCGATTTGAAGCGAAAATTGCCCGGCCGCGGCCTGTGGGTTTCGGCCTCGCGCCGGACGGTTGCGGAAGCGGTGCGGCGTCACCAATTTAGACGAGGGTTCAAGCGCGACGTCCGGGTCGCGGCGACCCTTCCCGCCGATACCGAGGCCCTGCTGGAACGGAGTTGCACCGAGGCGCTGGCCATGGCGGCCAAGGCCGGCCAGGTCATTTCCGGCTTTGCCAAGGTGGAGGGCCTGCTCGAACAGGGCAGGGCCGGAGCCCTGATTCACGCTTCCGACGGCGCGGCCGACGGAATCCGCAAATTGGACGCTATCGCCGGGCAAAGGAGCGGAAATATTGGTGAATCGCGGGGTTTACCGATCGTTACCGCTTTAACCTCGGCACAATTGGATTTGGCACTGGGCCGGGCAAATGTGATACATGCTGCGCTGCTCGCGGGCCCGGCGAGCAAGACGTTCCTGTCGCGCTGCCAGATCCTGGTTCGATACCGGATGGCCGATGACGACAAGACCGGGGATGGCGGCCAGAAATTCTGA
- the truB gene encoding tRNA pseudouridine(55) synthase TruB, which produces MMMPTANGVIAQQTADSHDADKNIFSGESDGDDERRAGDERRNDERRVDEGQRRSNNDPRHTKQPRQNNQPRRDKRDVHGWVILDKPIGMTSTHAVAVLKRLFQAKRAGHAGTLDPLASGGLPIALGEATKTVPFVMDGRKRYRFTVAWGEERDTDDTEGRVVKTSELKPSADAIRALLPQFTGLIEQIPPQYSAIKVQGERAYDLARDGETVELKSRPVEIHELTLVEHRDNGQSVFEAECGKGTYVRALARDIGRILGCFGHICALRRTLVGPFRETDMIPLEELEALCNRAASGEGSLADALLPVETALDDIPALAVTRADAARLHRGQAVLLRGRDAPNSSGTVYVTVAGRLLALAEIGNGELIPKRVFNLTGLTASPGRSNERV; this is translated from the coding sequence ATGATGATGCCCACCGCCAACGGCGTGATCGCGCAGCAAACTGCCGATTCGCACGACGCTGATAAAAATATTTTTTCGGGAGAGTCGGACGGCGACGACGAACGTCGCGCCGGCGACGAACGTCGCAACGATGAGCGCCGCGTCGATGAAGGCCAGCGCCGCAGCAACAACGATCCGCGCCACACCAAGCAGCCGCGCCAGAACAACCAGCCGCGTCGCGACAAGCGCGACGTCCATGGCTGGGTGATTCTCGACAAGCCGATCGGCATGACCTCGACGCATGCGGTGGCCGTGCTCAAGCGCCTGTTCCAGGCCAAGCGGGCGGGCCATGCCGGCACGCTCGATCCGCTGGCGTCCGGCGGTCTGCCGATCGCGCTCGGCGAGGCCACCAAGACGGTTCCGTTCGTGATGGACGGCCGCAAGCGCTACCGCTTCACGGTCGCCTGGGGCGAGGAGCGCGACACCGACGATACCGAGGGTCGGGTGGTCAAGACCAGCGAGCTCAAGCCGTCAGCCGACGCGATCCGGGCCCTGCTGCCGCAGTTCACCGGCCTGATCGAACAGATCCCGCCGCAATATTCCGCCATCAAGGTCCAAGGCGAGCGCGCCTACGACCTGGCGCGGGACGGCGAAACCGTCGAACTGAAGTCCCGGCCGGTCGAGATTCACGAATTAACCCTTGTAGAACATAGAGATAACGGCCAGTCCGTGTTCGAGGCCGAGTGCGGCAAGGGGACCTATGTCCGGGCCTTGGCCCGCGATATCGGCCGGATTCTGGGCTGTTTCGGCCATATCTGCGCGTTGCGGCGGACTTTGGTCGGCCCATTCCGCGAGACGGACATGATTCCGCTGGAAGAGTTGGAGGCTTTATGCAATAGAGCCGCGTCTGGCGAGGGAAGCCTCGCCGACGCGCTTTTGCCCGTTGAGACCGCGCTGGACGACATCCCGGCACTGGCCGTCACACGGGCTGATGCGGCAAGGCTCCACAGGGGCCAGGCCGTTTTGTTGCGCGGACGGGATGCGCCCAATAGTAGCGGCACAGTCTATGTCACGGTGGCAGGCCGTCTTTTGGCGCTTGCTGAAATTGGCAATGGCGAACTCATCCCCAAGCGCGTGTTCAACCTGACCGGGCTGACTGCCAGTCCCGGTCGCAGCAATGAGAGAGTTTGA
- the rbfA gene encoding 30S ribosome-binding factor RbfA, which translates to MPRHHTKGSAPGGSQRQLRVGETVRHAVADILSQGSVHDPDLEGHIITVPEVRMSPDLKLATIYVMPLGGRDTDIVIAALERNKKFLRGEIAHRVNLKFAPDLRFRTDERFDEAERIEKLLRTPAVQRDLAPDSDDK; encoded by the coding sequence ATGCCCCGCCATCACACCAAGGGTTCCGCCCCCGGCGGCTCGCAACGGCAATTGCGCGTTGGCGAGACCGTGCGCCATGCCGTCGCCGATATTCTGTCGCAGGGTAGCGTTCACGATCCGGATCTCGAAGGCCACATCATCACCGTCCCCGAGGTGAGGATGTCGCCTGACCTGAAACTTGCGACGATCTACGTGATGCCGCTCGGCGGCCGCGACACCGACATCGTGATCGCTGCGCTCGAGCGCAACAAGAAGTTCCTGCGCGGCGAGATCGCTCACCGCGTTAACCTGAAATTTGCCCCTGACCTCCGCTTCCGCACCGACGAGCGATTCGACGAAGCGGAACGGATCGAGAAATTACTGAGAACACCTGCGGTGCAAAGAGATCTCGCACCCGATTCGGACGACAAGTGA
- the pnp gene encoding polyribonucleotide nucleotidyltransferase has product MFNKHSVEIDWGGRPLKLETGKIARQADGAVLATYGETVVLATVVAAKAPREGVDFLPLTVDYQEKTYAAGRIPGGYFKREGRPTEKETLVSRLIDRPIRPLFADGWRNETQVIVTVLSHDMENDPDVVAMVAASAALTLSGVPFKGPIGAARVAFSNDEYILNPTLDEMADTQLELVVAGTSDAVLMVESEAKELSEEIMLGAVMFGHRHFQPVIKAIIELAEKAAKDPREVTIIDNSEIEKEMLGLIEQELRSAYAIPVKQDRYAAVGKAKEKVMAHYFPEGQEPKYDKLRIAGVFKELEAKIVRWNILDTGKRIDGRDSKTVRNIIAEVGVLPRAHGSALFTRGETQAMVVTTLGTGEDEQYIDALSGTYKETFLLHYNFPPYSVGETGRLGGTKRREIGHGKLAWRAIHPVLPPHHEFPYTVRVVSEITESNGSSSMASVCGASLALMDAGVPLKRPTAGIAMGLILEGSRFAVLSDILGDEDHLGDMDFKVAGTDQGITSLQMDIKIEGITEEIMKVALGQAKDGRIHILGEMAKALTNARAELGEYAPRIETFKIATDKIREVIGTGGKVIREIVEKTGAKVNIEDDGTVKVASNDGEAMKAAIKWIKSIASDPEIGQIYEGTVVKVMEFGAFVNFFGAKDGLVHISQLASARVQKTSDVVKEGDKVKVKLLGFDDRGKTRLSMKVVDQTTGEDLEAKQKAEAPQREAAGE; this is encoded by the coding sequence ATGTTCAATAAGCATTCCGTCGAAATCGACTGGGGTGGACGTCCCCTCAAGCTGGAAACCGGCAAGATCGCCCGTCAGGCCGACGGCGCCGTGCTCGCCACGTATGGCGAAACCGTCGTGCTCGCCACCGTCGTCGCCGCGAAAGCGCCGCGCGAGGGCGTCGACTTCCTGCCGCTGACCGTCGACTACCAGGAAAAGACCTACGCCGCGGGCCGCATTCCCGGCGGCTATTTCAAGCGCGAAGGACGCCCGACCGAAAAGGAGACGCTGGTCTCCCGCCTGATCGACCGCCCGATCCGGCCCTTGTTCGCCGATGGCTGGCGCAACGAGACCCAAGTAATCGTCACCGTGCTCTCGCACGACATGGAGAACGATCCCGACGTAGTGGCGATGGTCGCCGCCTCCGCGGCGCTGACGCTGTCGGGCGTGCCGTTCAAGGGACCGATCGGCGCCGCGCGCGTTGCCTTCAGCAACGACGAATACATCCTCAATCCGACGCTCGATGAAATGGCCGACACGCAGCTCGAACTGGTCGTCGCCGGCACGTCGGACGCGGTGCTGATGGTCGAGTCCGAAGCCAAGGAGCTCTCGGAAGAGATCATGCTCGGCGCTGTGATGTTCGGTCATCGCCACTTTCAGCCGGTGATCAAGGCGATCATCGAACTGGCCGAGAAGGCCGCGAAGGATCCGCGCGAGGTCACCATCATCGACAACAGCGAGATCGAGAAGGAAATGCTCGGCCTGATCGAGCAGGAGCTGCGCTCCGCCTACGCCATCCCGGTCAAGCAGGACCGCTACGCCGCGGTCGGCAAGGCCAAGGAAAAGGTGATGGCGCACTACTTCCCGGAAGGGCAGGAGCCGAAATACGACAAGCTGCGCATCGCCGGCGTGTTCAAGGAGCTCGAAGCCAAGATCGTTCGCTGGAACATCCTCGACACCGGCAAGCGCATCGACGGCCGCGATTCCAAGACCGTGCGCAACATCATCGCCGAAGTCGGCGTGCTGCCGCGCGCCCACGGCTCGGCGCTGTTCACCCGCGGTGAAACCCAGGCGATGGTCGTGACCACGCTCGGCACCGGCGAGGACGAGCAGTATATCGACGCGCTGTCGGGAACGTATAAAGAGACGTTCCTGCTGCACTACAACTTCCCTCCCTACTCGGTCGGTGAAACCGGACGCCTCGGCGGCACCAAGCGCCGCGAAATCGGCCACGGCAAGCTGGCCTGGCGCGCGATCCATCCGGTCCTGCCGCCGCACCATGAATTCCCCTACACGGTGCGCGTTGTCTCCGAGATCACCGAATCCAATGGCTCCTCGTCGATGGCTTCGGTGTGCGGCGCCTCGCTGGCGCTGATGGATGCGGGCGTTCCCCTGAAGCGGCCGACCGCGGGTATCGCGATGGGCCTGATTCTGGAAGGTTCGCGCTTTGCGGTTCTGTCCGACATCCTCGGTGACGAGGATCATCTCGGCGACATGGACTTCAAGGTGGCCGGCACCGACCAGGGCATCACCTCGCTGCAGATGGACATCAAGATCGAGGGCATCACCGAGGAGATCATGAAGGTCGCGCTCGGCCAGGCCAAGGACGGGCGTATCCACATCCTCGGCGAAATGGCCAAGGCACTCACCAACGCCCGCGCCGAGCTCGGCGAGTATGCGCCGCGCATCGAGACCTTCAAGATCGCGACCGACAAGATCCGGGAAGTGATCGGCACCGGCGGCAAGGTGATCCGCGAGATCGTCGAGAAGACCGGCGCCAAGGTCAACATCGAGGACGACGGCACCGTCAAGGTCGCCTCCAACGACGGCGAGGCGATGAAGGCTGCGATCAAGTGGATCAAGTCGATCGCCTCTGATCCGGAAATCGGCCAGATCTACGAAGGCACCGTGGTCAAGGTGATGGAGTTCGGCGCGTTCGTGAACTTCTTCGGCGCCAAGGACGGCCTCGTCCACATCAGCCAGCTCGCTTCGGCGCGCGTGCAGAAGACCTCCGACGTCGTCAAGGAAGGCGACAAGGTCAAGGTCAAGCTGCTCGGCTTCGACGACCGCGGCAAGACGCGGCTGTCGATGAAGGTGGTCGATCAGACAACCGGCGAGGACCTCGAGGCCAAGCAGAAGGCGGAAGCGCCGCAGCGCGAAGCCGCCGGCGAATAA